AACTGTAGACCCTGAAACCAGCATTGCCCAAGCTGCGGCCATAATGAGCCAAAAGGGCATTGGAAGCCTCATTATCAAAAGTAATTCAGAACCAGAAGGACTGATTACTGAAAGTGACATTATAACCAAGGTTGTATCTATGGACATCCAGGCCAGCCAGATAACGGTGGCCGAGGTCATGACCCAAGACCTGATAAAAATCGATCCTGGGAGCGAACTCAACGAAGCAGCAAGAACCATGGCTAAAAACAAGATAAGAAGACTGCCAGTGGTGAATAACGGAGTTCTTGTTGGTATATTAACCTCCACTGATGTGATGACAGTTTCACCAGAACTCACTGAAATACTGGTGGAAACCGCCAAAATGGCCAATCTGATTGAATACTCTGACAATGAAAAATCAGTACCTGGAACCTGTGAAGTATGTGGAAATTACCTGGATTACCTGGATGAAGTGGATGGAAAGTACGTTTGTGAGGAATGTAAAGAAGATCTAGAAGGTGAATAGTTTGAGCCCGGTGGAAAAAGTAATGACCCCGGATCCTGTCACCGTATCTGTGGATACACATGCCACCAAGGTAAGGTCCATTTTCCGTGAAGAAGGATTCCGAACCATCCCTGTAGTATCCGAGAACCGCTTACAAGGTGCCGTAACCCGTGGAGATATGATGAACATATCCTCCACTAAATCAAATATTGATGCCCGGGGAATAATGGAAAAACCCCGAGTGATCGCCACTCCAGATATGGATTTAATCCACCTGGCCAGGGAGATCATGAAAGCAGGCACAGTCTACGCTCCAGTTGTGGAGTCACCAGATAACATGCACCTGGTGGGAATAGTAACTGTGGCTGATATTTTAAGAAAATTTCTCTACAACGGACTAAAACCCGACCATGAAACCCTGGAAGGCATTGCCACTTCCAATGTGGTTACCTGTAATTACAATGACCTCATCTCCCATGTCTGGAAACGAATGGACGAATCTGGATATTCCGGACTTCCAGTGATGAAGACGGGTAAGATTATAGGGATCATCACCAGGATGGACATCATCCGATCCCGCCACGTGAGGATGGGTTTTGAATCTGATTCTGAAATGCAGGGATCCATTAGGGTGGAGAAGGTTATGAAAACACCCCCGGTGGTGGCAACCCCCCAAACCCCAACCAGTGCGGCTGGGGAAATAATACTGGAGTATGATATTGGGAGAATACCCGTGGTTGAAAATCCAGTATATGTTAAAAGAGAACCCCGAAGAGCTAAAGAAGCCGATCTAGTTGGTATAGTTTCAAGGGAAGATATTTTATGGTCCTATATCAGATGATGTCCCGACCATTACTTGTAAAATCCCCTAAAATGGGTGCTAAACTATTTTTAAGAAATTTTATTATTCTAAATAAATTCTGGATTATTTCTATCAGTAAAATGAGTAGTTCTATCTATAAATATGAATTCAAGGCTTTATTCAAGGTTAAATCTAAGGATGAATTAAAGGTTACCTTTAAGGATTTATTCAAGGTTATATCTGAATTCAAGGTTATCTTTAGGTCTAAATTAAAGGCTTAAAGATGGATTCAATGTTATCTCTAATATTAGAGGTGTATAGATGAGAAAAAGACAAACCATAAACCTGGTGAAATCAATGGACCGTGGTTCATTGGAATTTGAAACCCACGAATCCCAGCATGAGGGAGACGTGATGAGCATAGCAACTAAAAAGGTGGTAACCGCACCTCAAACCGCCAGCATAAAAGAAGCGGCTGAAATAATGGTAAAAAACAAGTTCAGACGACTCCCCATAACTGATCCCGGGAGTGAAAAGCTTCTGGGAATAGTTACCTCCATGGACATTCTGGACTTTTTAGGAGGTGGGGACAAGTACAAGATCCTGGAAGAAAAACATCAGGACAACTTCCCTGCAGCCATAAACGAACCGGTGAAGATGATCATGACCCGTAGCGTGGAAACCATCAACACCAGAGACTCCATAACCGATGCTGTAACCAAAATGACAACTAAAGGAGTCGGAGCCCTCCCTATAGTGGACAGCAACCATAAAATAGCAGGGATCGTATCTGAAAGAGACTTTGTACTCTTAATGGCAGGAGTACTTACCGACGAGAAGGTGGAAGACTACATGCACAATAATGTAATCACCACTACCCCTGGAACCCGTATTGAAGGGGCATCAAAGATAATGGTCCGCAACAAACTCCGCAGGATCCCAGTAGTAGGTGAAGAGCGGAAGACACCCCACCCTGAGGATGATAAGATCGTGGGGATTGTTACAGCCACTGATATCCTGGAATTTTTAGGTAAAAACAGTGCCTTTGAACACATGATAACCAACAGTGCCGAGGCGATCCTCAACACCACCATCACCGAGATCATGGAATCTGAGGTAATCTCAGCCAATGCCACCGCCCATCTGGGAGATGTCTGCGACCTCATGGAAGAAAAAGGCATAGGTGGACTTCCTGTAGTGCAAAATGGAGAACTACGGGGAATAATAACTGAAAGTGACATATTAAGAGCCGTGAGTTCTTAACACGGTTCTTTAAAACTTTTTAGGGGCGAGTTGCATGATGAAAATCGAGGATGTAATGAACGAGGAAGTAATATTAGCCGAGGAAAACGAACAAGTAAGCCATGCCCGAAACCTAATGCTCAAACACGGCTACAGCCGTATTTTGGTGGTTGATCAGGAAGGTAAACCAGTGGGCATCCTGACTGAAAAAGACTTAACCCGAAAAATGAGGTCCAACGGACCAAAATGGAAAAGGAGAACCATCGATAAAATCAGCATCCGCAGGGTCATGACACCCAACCTGGTGACCCTCACCCCCTTCCGAGAAGTTCAGGAGGCAGTGGAGCTCATGATCAAAAACGACATCAGCTCCGTACCTGTTGTGGATGGGGATGAAGTGGTGGGGATCATAACCAAAAGTGACCTTATGGAATTCTACCGCCAGAAATTCACGGGCAAATGGAAAGTATCCGACCTCATGACCAGTGAAGTGATAACTGTCAATGAAAATCACAGCATTGGGCACGTTATTGGGATAATGGAAGATCAGAAAATCGGCAAAGTCATAGTGGTGAGGGATAATGAGCCAGTGGGAATCATAACTTCTGCAAATATATCCTTTGCCAACGTGGAAGACCCTGAAACAGGAGTGAGTGTGGAAAAAATAGCATTCCTGCGGAACATCGATGGTCAGGAGAAGAGAAATGTTCGGGAGGTGTCTATGGTCACAGCAGGAGATCTCATGACTAACCACCTTATAAAAATCGAGCAGGATGAAGACGCCGCCAGTGCCGCTGATATTATGGCTAAAAAAGATGTTAGTGGAATTCCAGTGGTCAGTGATAATGAACTGGTGGGAATAATCACCAAAACGGATATAATCCGGGGAATCCAGTAATTACCGGGGGAGTCCAAGATGCATGTGAAAGATATTATGGCAAAAGATGCAGTTGTGGTGGACAAAGACCAGAACATTCACGACGCACTGAAATTAATGAAAAAAAATAAAGTATCCAGGTTACCGGTTATAAACACCAACCAGGACCATCAGAAAGAACTGGTAGGGATCATAACCGAGAAAGACATATCTCTTCGCCTGGGATCATCCAAATACGGCAACCTGGCACCATCCCACTTCCATGTCTCCACAGTGATGACATCTCAACCATTTACTGCTGAAGGCAACCAGACACTGGGAGATGCTGCCCAGCTCATGCTGGATAATGGAATCGGAGGCCTGACTGTCCTGGATGGTAGCAGGATCATAGGGATGATCACCAAAACCGACTTCCTGCACACCTGCCAGGGCAGACCCTTCACCGATATCGCAGTAAAAGAAAGAATGCGCTCTGAGGTCACCACTATCGGACCGCAGGACCGGCTGGTACACGCCAGGAGGATCATCATCGATGAGGGTATTGGCCGACTCCCGGTAATGGAGGATGGCCAGCTCCAGGGAATGATAACCGCTAAAGACATAGCCCTGGCAATGATGTCCTTCCGAAAAGTAGTTCCTGACAAGTACAAACCCGCCAGGATACGTAACCTACTGGTGGAAGATGTGATGATCCAGAATGTGAAAACCATCACCGAAGAAAAAACCATGGCCGAGGTAGCACAGATCCTGCTGGATGAAAACTTCAGTGGACTACCAGTGGTGGATGAAGATGGAATGACTGGAATAATCACCAAAACCGACTTCCTGAAACTGATAGTGGAACTGGAAAAGTGATGTAAGAAAACCCATAATATGGGGGATTTATAAAGAAATCCTCCTATTTTTAACTTTTTTTTAAACATTTCCCAAATGGACATTCTAAACCAAATAAACATCCCAAATAAACATTCTAAACCAAATAAACATTCTAAAAAATAGAGAAATATTAGAAATAATCCCACTCTAAAGGGTGTTAAATGAGAGAAAAAAGCATCCCGCCCCTGGTAACTGATGAGGAAGTTTCCCACCTCCTGGATGTACCTTCCCCTAAACTGGAGGCAGCCTACCAGAAGGGCATTGTAAAAAAATACCAGAAACATGGTCTGAACGCTATCCAGTTCCGGAAAGGATTGGGACCAGTAGAAGCCGGGACCATGGTAGTAAAAGGCGAGGAAATCGAAGTTATACGGGGGTTCCCCAAGATAAGGAGAACCCTGATGCTACACCCTGCACTGGAAAAACACTTTCCCCGGGAAGTGGCGGTGGAGGAGAAGATGAACGGATACAATGTCCGCATCGCCCAGGTTGATGATAGGATAGTTGCCTTCACCCGTGGTGGTTACATCTGTCCCTACACCAGCCGCAAAGCCAGCCAGATACTGAACCTGGATGAATTCTTCCAGGATTATCCTCAGATGGTCATCTGTGGTGAGATGGTGGGCACCATGAACCCCTATGTATCACACTACTACCCTGAGGTGGGGAAACTGGGATTCCGCATATTCGACCTGCGGGAAAAACTCACCAACACACCACTACCAGTAATGGTCAAAAGGGAGTTACTGGCAGATTACCAGCTGGAACCAGTACGACTTCTGGGAGTGTTCCCAGTGGAAGAGGCTCCTCAGAAGATCATGGGGATTGTGAGGGAATTAGGGAAAAATGACCGGGAGGGAGTGGTGATGAAGGACCCCCAGATGCAGCTGGAACCCTTAAAGTACACCTCATCCCAGGCCCAGGCAGCAGAACTGGAATACGCCTTGAGCTTCCCCTTCGACCTGGCTCAGGCATTCCTCTTTAGCAGGATCATCCGGGAAGGATTCCAGTCCCATGAAACCGGAGAATCAACAGACCAGCTTCGGGAAAGAGCCCTGCGGATGGGTGAATCTATACTCTACCCCATGCTGGAAACCATTGGCAAGGTGGAGCAGGGTGAATTAGCAGCGGAGGATCTGCTGATAGAAGTGGATAGCCAGGAAGAAGCAGAGGAATTCATCCGCCACCTCCGTGATTTAAAGGTCATGGCGACCCTGGCTGAGATAAAAGACGGTAAAGCAGTTATAAGAAGGATACACCAGTCCACCAACGATCGGATCAACAACTACCTTGATGGTGGTTTGTACTAATCTGTTGGGGGTTGATGAATCTTTTTTGAAGATGGATTTTTTAATTTTTGAAGATGTGATTTTAATAAATTAAAACCTAATAAAATAAAACTTATTTTAATAACTTAAACAAACTAATTTTTATTACTAAACTTAGAATATTAGACTACTATACTTAGAATAATTATACTTAGATTATTAAGACTAACTATACTTAGAATAACTATACTTAGAATTAAGACTAACTTATACTTCGAATATTAGACTAACTAAACCTTAGAATATTAAGAAATTTAGAATATTTTAACCCAATTTGTTAACACCAATGTTTCTCACTAAACCACCAAATGATTTAGGTAAAATTATGAAAATAGGATATTTCGGACCAGCAGGAACCTTCACTGAAGAAGCAGCATCACACTTGGAGGGGGAACTGGTACCCTACGATACCATACCCGAAGTATTTGAAGCAGTGCACACTGGTGAAGTTGACCTGGGAGTGGCGCCAATAGAAAACTCCATAGAAGGCTCGGTGGGAGTCACCCTGGATCTTTTGGCCCACCAGTATCTCCTGAAAATTAAACAGGAGATAATCCTCCCCATAAACCACAACCTTCTCATAAACAAGGATGCAGAATTAGAGGATGTGGAAGTGGTTTACTCACATTACCAGCCACTTTCCCAGTGTCGAATGTTCCTGGAGAAGATGGGGGTACGAACCCAAGCCACACGTAGCACAGCTGCCGCTGCCGAGATGATAGGTGATAATAGAAGGGCAGCAGCAATCGGGACCCGAAGGGCTGCGGAGTTATACGGTCTTAAAATAGCGGCAGAGGATATTCAGGACCATGCCAATAACATGACCCGTTTCGTGGTGGTGGACCAGGAAGACCATGTCCCCACAGGGAAAGACAAAACCTCAGTGGTTTTATGCCTTTCCAAGGACAAACCCGGAGGATTGTATGAGATACTGGGAGAATTTGCCAGTGAAGGGATAAACCTGACCAAAATAGAGTCCAGACCATCCAAGGAGAAGCTGGGAAGCTATATTTTCTTTGTGGATATGGAGGGTCACCATAGGGATATAAAAATCATGAATGTTATAAATAGAATACAATCAAAGGTAGGATACATAAAGATTTTAGGATCATATCCTCAGGAAGGAGATGATTAGAATAGTTTCAAGTAAAAAAAAGCTCGACCAGACATTGGAAGAGCTTGAATTAGATTATAGTAAAGGAAATATATCCAAGAAGGAATACTTCGCCCAGAAACGGGATATCGGCCAGGAAATGGAAACCCTGCAGGCCGCAGAACATGTGCGCAGAATGCAGGGTAGAATGGGATCTGAAAAATCCCTGGACTACTGGTCAGATCAGGAAGACGAGAAGAAAAAACTGGCTGATGAAGCCGAAAAGCAGGAAATGCTTAAAAAATATATCACCAAACCCGAATCTATTAAGGGCAAGGAAATGCCCAGCAGGGATTGGTTCGGTAAAAGGGCAAAAATAGGTTTACTAGCATTTGTCATCCTGGCATTTGTAGTAGGAACCTCTATGGGATCTATGTTCATCACTAAACCCAGTGAATCACCACAGATATCCATGGCGGTCAATGCCAGCGCATTCTTACCAACACCAGTCAACAACACCACTACCACTACTTCCAACGTTACTAAAACTACCACAGATACTACGGATACGGATACTACACCAACCACTACCACCGAAACTACGCCCACCACTACCACGGATACGAGTTCTAATACACCAACCAACACCCAAACCCCTATAGATACAGGTAATAATACTGGCTGACGGATAATTAGACATATTATTTTACAAAAAAACCGCAGGGGAGCCATTGCTTCCCTGGATTTAAGATTTTTTTAAAAATAGATTAGAAAAAAGGTTTATTTCCCCTTAAAGCATTGTGAATTAGTTCAATCAATAGAAAATTCATCAAATTTGTGCAATTGTATAAGAAAATAATGGAAAAATAATGGATATATAATAAGATAATGGAATAATCAGTTATTAAATATTTAATATTTTCAGAAGAATGAAATAACAGGATAATAGGTGTTTGTTTTATGAATAAAATTCTCCCATTAATGGCAGTTACCATCATGGTAGTCCTGGTTTCAGGATGTGTTACCGATGATAAGGCCAATCAGACCAATAATTTCTCCCAGAACGGTGTTTCCTTCCAGTACTCCTCCTCATGGGGAGTGGCTTCAGTTAGTTCACCCAATGGGGTGGCTGCAGTGGGAGATCCCAATACAGTGGTTAATGGAAACCCCACCACTTCTGTGGTGATCCAGAAACCAAATGCAACTACTTCTGTTCTTAAAACAGCCTACGACCAAAATTACGCTCAATTCTTCAATAATACGGGTAAAACTAAAGTTTCAGAGGCAGAACTCACTCTGAACGGTGCCCAGGTTTATGAAAATGTGTACACCTCCTCTGAGGAGGGAGTGGCCAAGAAGTACCGGGCGGTGTGGATGCAAAAAGGCAGCACTCTCTACGTGATACTGTGTAGTGCCCGAGTGGAAGACTACGATGCCCAGCAGTCCAACTTCGACCTGGTGGTAAACAGCTTCCAAGCATCATAGGTTTCCAAGCAGCAGATGCACCAAATTCCATACTTCATTCATTTTTTTTAATATCATTTTTTACAATCTATTTTTTGATAGCGTCCCTTCTTTTTTGGTAAATCATCAGTGTAATCATTCTTAGTGTAATCATTCTCCGGAAATAGTGTAATTATTCTCCTGATAAAAATACCCTGAAAAAATTCTTTTTTATTACCAATGAAATTCTTTTTTATTACCCCTGGGAGATGGTAAGAACACTGTATAATTGGCTTGGATAGGGTGTTGTTAAGGTAAGTTTTAATGCAAAAATTTTATATGTTACACTGGATAGAATATCCAAATGTTTGTACTAATCTTCACAGGGTGAGAGTGGTGGACTTATAAGTCAAAATCTGCTTTTAATTTTATTCAATTCCTGTGAAATTCATATAATTACTTTCGTTCCTGATGCATGAGAAATTAGAAATTTAGGGTTGGATTCTATTATTATCAAAGCTGGACTGTAATAGGTCGTCCAAGCATTAAATAAGGGATTGGTAATTTATGCAGGCCTACATATGAGCCTGCGAAGGTTTTATTTCAATATAATTCATCTGGCACCCTACAGGGGCCTTTAGGATTATCCACTAAAAATAAGGAGGAATTTAGGATGGTTTTACCAATATGCGATGTCTGTTTAAAAAGCGGAATGTTATGTCAAGGTTGTGAGAATAAGCTGAAAACAGGAGAAATAAGTCAGCTTGACTTGGACATTGCAAAACTCCTATATCGTGTAGGTGATGGTAAAATCGGTTTTAAGAAAACCATTGAAATCGGAGACGTGGTTATAATTATCACCGAGAAAGACCAGGTGGGTAAACTCATTGGTAAGGGCGGTAAAATAGTAAGGGAAATATCCAAAACCGTGGAGAGAAAAATAAGGGTGGTTGGAGAAAACTCGGATTTGAAAGCCGTGGCCACCGATATACTAGCCCCTGCCCGTATTTCAGGTATTAATGTAGTCTACGGGAAAGACGGAGAGGAAAGATACAAAATACGGGTCAGAAGAGAAGATGCCCGTAGATTACCTGCCAAACTGGACCTATTGAATACTATTATTCAGGAATTAACAGGGGAGAAAACCCTGGTGGTTATTGACCGCGATAACTAAAAAAATCACATATGGAATTAAAAAAAATATTATGAGGATCTAAAGGTTTAATGGGGGTTAAATTTCATGACAATCGTGCTCTGTGTTACTGGTAGTGTGGCTGCTGTGGAAACGGTGAAACTGGCCCGGGAGCTTAAAAGGAAGGGTTTCCAGGTTAAATGTTTCATGACTGACGGTGCCTGTGATATCATCAATCCCTACGCACTGGAATTTGCCACGGGAGAGAAGGTGATCACCAAGCTCACTGGGGAAATTGAGCATGTTAAATATGCTGATGCTGAGTTGATTCTGGTGGCACCAGCCACTGCCAATGTAATCAGCAAGTTCGCCTATAAAATTGCGGACAACCCCATAAACACACTTCTTTTAACTGCCAGTGGCTATAACACGCCTATTGTTTTTGTACCCTCCATGCACCAGTCCATGTACCGGGCGGTGGATGAGAACATCCAGAAACTCAAAAAAGAGGGTGTGGTATTCATGGAGCCTAAAAAAGAGGAGAACAAGGCCAAATTCCCCTCAGTTGATGATATTGTGCTCCAGGCTCAGAAAGCCACCTCTGCCGGTGGTTTAGAGGGACGGAATGTTCTGGTGAGTGCCGGGGGCACTTACGAAGATATTGATCCCATCAGGGGAATTACTAATCGTAGTTCTGGTAAGATGGGTGTGGAACTGGCCAAGGAGGCCTTCCGTCGCGGTGCCGATGTTACCATGATCACCGGAAGGGTGGAAGTGGAAATCCCCCAGGTATTCAATCACATAAAAATTGAATCCAGCCGGGTCATGGCCAAAGCACTGGAGGAAAACCTCATTGACCATGATGTGTTCATTGCTGCAGCAGCAGTCAGTGACTTTGTGGTGGAAAAGAACACATCCAAGATATCCTCATCCAGTGACCAGACCCTGAAACTAAAACCAGCCCCCAAGATCATAAACCAGGCCAAGGAACACAACCCTGCAGTGTATCTGGTGGGTTTCAAGGCAGAGTACGGTGTTTCCAGGGATAAACTGGTGGAATCTGCTAAAAAAAGAATGAGGGAGTCCGGTGCAGATCTGATGGTGGCCAATGATGTGGCAGAAGTTGGCGCAGGATTCGGATCTGACCAGAACAAAGTGGTTCTGGTTGATGATGAAATATGGGATGTCCCATTAAGTACCAAGGAAGAAATAGCTGCCCTGGTTATTGGAAGAGTTGCCGAGAGGATTATCTAAAAATAATCAACAGTATTCCTAAAATAAACTGTATTCCTAAAAATAACAGTTTCTACAATAATCTAAA
The DNA window shown above is from Methanobacterium sp. and carries:
- the coaBC gene encoding bifunctional phosphopantothenoylcysteine decarboxylase/phosphopantothenate--cysteine ligase CoaBC encodes the protein MTIVLCVTGSVAAVETVKLARELKRKGFQVKCFMTDGACDIINPYALEFATGEKVITKLTGEIEHVKYADAELILVAPATANVISKFAYKIADNPINTLLLTASGYNTPIVFVPSMHQSMYRAVDENIQKLKKEGVVFMEPKKEENKAKFPSVDDIVLQAQKATSAGGLEGRNVLVSAGGTYEDIDPIRGITNRSSGKMGVELAKEAFRRGADVTMITGRVEVEIPQVFNHIKIESSRVMAKALEENLIDHDVFIAAAAVSDFVVEKNTSKISSSSDQTLKLKPAPKIINQAKEHNPAVYLVGFKAEYGVSRDKLVESAKKRMRESGADLMVANDVAEVGAGFGSDQNKVVLVDDEIWDVPLSTKEEIAALVIGRVAERII
- a CDS encoding CBS domain-containing protein; this translates as MEMDTQVTVHDAMTSSVITVDPETSIAQAAAIMSQKGIGSLIIKSNSEPEGLITESDIITKVVSMDIQASQITVAEVMTQDLIKIDPGSELNEAARTMAKNKIRRLPVVNNGVLVGILTSTDVMTVSPELTEILVETAKMANLIEYSDNEKSVPGTCEVCGNYLDYLDEVDGKYVCEECKEDLEGE
- a CDS encoding KH domain-containing protein encodes the protein MVLPICDVCLKSGMLCQGCENKLKTGEISQLDLDIAKLLYRVGDGKIGFKKTIEIGDVVIIITEKDQVGKLIGKGGKIVREISKTVERKIRVVGENSDLKAVATDILAPARISGINVVYGKDGEERYKIRVRREDARRLPAKLDLLNTIIQELTGEKTLVVIDRDN
- a CDS encoding PsbP-related protein, giving the protein MNKILPLMAVTIMVVLVSGCVTDDKANQTNNFSQNGVSFQYSSSWGVASVSSPNGVAAVGDPNTVVNGNPTTSVVIQKPNATTSVLKTAYDQNYAQFFNNTGKTKVSEAELTLNGAQVYENVYTSSEEGVAKKYRAVWMQKGSTLYVILCSARVEDYDAQQSNFDLVVNSFQAS
- a CDS encoding CBS domain-containing protein; the encoded protein is MEKVMTPDPVTVSVDTHATKVRSIFREEGFRTIPVVSENRLQGAVTRGDMMNISSTKSNIDARGIMEKPRVIATPDMDLIHLAREIMKAGTVYAPVVESPDNMHLVGIVTVADILRKFLYNGLKPDHETLEGIATSNVVTCNYNDLISHVWKRMDESGYSGLPVMKTGKIIGIITRMDIIRSRHVRMGFESDSEMQGSIRVEKVMKTPPVVATPQTPTSAAGEIILEYDIGRIPVVENPVYVKREPRRAKEADLVGIVSREDILWSYIR
- a CDS encoding CBS domain-containing protein, translating into MHVKDIMAKDAVVVDKDQNIHDALKLMKKNKVSRLPVINTNQDHQKELVGIITEKDISLRLGSSKYGNLAPSHFHVSTVMTSQPFTAEGNQTLGDAAQLMLDNGIGGLTVLDGSRIIGMITKTDFLHTCQGRPFTDIAVKERMRSEVTTIGPQDRLVHARRIIIDEGIGRLPVMEDGQLQGMITAKDIALAMMSFRKVVPDKYKPARIRNLLVEDVMIQNVKTITEEKTMAEVAQILLDENFSGLPVVDEDGMTGIITKTDFLKLIVELEK
- a CDS encoding CBS domain-containing protein, with translation MMKIEDVMNEEVILAEENEQVSHARNLMLKHGYSRILVVDQEGKPVGILTEKDLTRKMRSNGPKWKRRTIDKISIRRVMTPNLVTLTPFREVQEAVELMIKNDISSVPVVDGDEVVGIITKSDLMEFYRQKFTGKWKVSDLMTSEVITVNENHSIGHVIGIMEDQKIGKVIVVRDNEPVGIITSANISFANVEDPETGVSVEKIAFLRNIDGQEKRNVREVSMVTAGDLMTNHLIKIEQDEDAASAADIMAKKDVSGIPVVSDNELVGIITKTDIIRGIQ
- a CDS encoding RNA ligase encodes the protein MREKSIPPLVTDEEVSHLLDVPSPKLEAAYQKGIVKKYQKHGLNAIQFRKGLGPVEAGTMVVKGEEIEVIRGFPKIRRTLMLHPALEKHFPREVAVEEKMNGYNVRIAQVDDRIVAFTRGGYICPYTSRKASQILNLDEFFQDYPQMVICGEMVGTMNPYVSHYYPEVGKLGFRIFDLREKLTNTPLPVMVKRELLADYQLEPVRLLGVFPVEEAPQKIMGIVRELGKNDREGVVMKDPQMQLEPLKYTSSQAQAAELEYALSFPFDLAQAFLFSRIIREGFQSHETGESTDQLRERALRMGESILYPMLETIGKVEQGELAAEDLLIEVDSQEEAEEFIRHLRDLKVMATLAEIKDGKAVIRRIHQSTNDRINNYLDGGLY
- the pheA gene encoding prephenate dehydratase is translated as MKIGYFGPAGTFTEEAASHLEGELVPYDTIPEVFEAVHTGEVDLGVAPIENSIEGSVGVTLDLLAHQYLLKIKQEIILPINHNLLINKDAELEDVEVVYSHYQPLSQCRMFLEKMGVRTQATRSTAAAAEMIGDNRRAAAIGTRRAAELYGLKIAAEDIQDHANNMTRFVVVDQEDHVPTGKDKTSVVLCLSKDKPGGLYEILGEFASEGINLTKIESRPSKEKLGSYIFFVDMEGHHRDIKIMNVINRIQSKVGYIKILGSYPQEGDD
- a CDS encoding CBS domain-containing protein, with amino-acid sequence MRKRQTINLVKSMDRGSLEFETHESQHEGDVMSIATKKVVTAPQTASIKEAAEIMVKNKFRRLPITDPGSEKLLGIVTSMDILDFLGGGDKYKILEEKHQDNFPAAINEPVKMIMTRSVETINTRDSITDAVTKMTTKGVGALPIVDSNHKIAGIVSERDFVLLMAGVLTDEKVEDYMHNNVITTTPGTRIEGASKIMVRNKLRRIPVVGEERKTPHPEDDKIVGIVTATDILEFLGKNSAFEHMITNSAEAILNTTITEIMESEVISANATAHLGDVCDLMEEKGIGGLPVVQNGELRGIITESDILRAVSS